CAGCCCGGCATCCACCATCAGGCGGGCGACCTCGGCGACGCGCCGGATGTTCTCGGCCCGATCCGCCTCGGTGAATCCCAGGTCGCGATTGAGTCCGTGCCGGATGTTGTCGCCGTCGAGCAGATAGGTGTGGCGGCCCGCCGCATGCAGGCGTTGCTCGAGGCGGTTGGCGATCGACGACTTTCCGGAGCCCGAGAGGCCCGTGAACCACACGCAGCACGGTTGCTGCTGCTTCAAGGCCGCCCGCGCCGGCCCCGTGACCTCGAGCGCCTGCCAGTGCAGGTTCGCGGCGCGGCGCAGCGCGAACTCGATCATGCCGGCGCCCACGGTTTCGAAGGTGAGCAAGTCGATCAGGATGAAGGCGCCCAGCGTGCGATTGACGGAATAGGGTTCAAACACGAGGGGCTGCGCGGTCGACAGGTTGACCACGCCGATCTCGTTCAGCGCCAGCGTCTTCGCCGCCAGGTGGGCATCACTGCCGATGTCGAGGCGATGCTTGATGGCGGTCACGGTCGCGCGCATTTCCTTTGAGTACGCCTTGAGCAGGTACGAACGGCCTGGAATGAGGTCGTGAGATCCCATCCACAACAGCCGGGCCTCGAACTGATCGGCCACGGCGGGCGCGGCCGTGGCGGCCGCGATCACGTCGCCCCGGCTGACGTCCACCTCGTCGCCTAGCGTCAGGGTGACGGAGTCGCCGGCTTCGGCCCGGGCCCGCTCGCCACCCCACATCACGATGCCCTTGACGCGGGTTTCCACGCCGGAGGGCAGCACGCGCACGCGGTCGCCCGGATGCACGGCGCCTGCGCAGACCCGTCCGGCCGCGCCACGAAAATCGGGGCCGGGACGATTGATCCACTGCACCGGCATCCGGAACGGCCCGGACGAAGGCGGACCGGTCACCTCGATGGTCTCGAGGTAGGAGATCACGGTGGGCCCGTGGTACCAAGGCATGCGCGCGCTCGGCGCGACGAGGTGATCGCCCTCGAGCGCGGAGATTGGGATTGGCCTGACGCTGGTGATGCCGCACGCGGCCGCGAACGGCGCGTAGGCGTCGACGATGGCTTCGAAGACCTCCCGCGAATAGTCCACCAGGTCCATCTTGTTGACCGCGAGCAGGACGTGCCGGATGCCCATGAGCGCGACGATGCGGGTGTGGCGCCGGGTCTGGGTGAGCAGGCCTTTGCGCGCATCGACCAGGATCACCGCCAGGTCGGCGGTGGATGCGCCGGTGGCCATGTTCCGCGTGTACTGCTCGTGGCCGGGCGTGTCGGCGACGATGAACCGCCGGGCGGGGGTGGAGAAGAAGCGGTAGGCGACGTCGATGGTGATGCCTTGCTCTCGCTCGGCCTGCAGTCCATCCACCAGCAGCGCGAAGTCGACGCGGCTGCCCTGCGTACCGAACTTGCGCGAATCGGCCTCGAGCGCCCGCGTCTGGTCGTCGAAGACCGCGCGCGATTCGTGCAGCAGCCGGCCGATCAGGGTCGACTTGCCGTCATCCACGCTGCCGCACGTGATCAGCCGAAGCAGGGGGAGGCTCAGAAGTATCCCTCCCGTTTCTTCTTCTCCATGGATGACGGTTGGTCGCTGTCGATCAGCCGGCCCTGTCGCTCGGAAAACGCCGCCGCCACCGTCTCGGCGATGATCGCCGCGATCGTGGTGGCGCGGCTCTCGATGGCGCCGCTCAACGGGTAGCACCCCAGCGTTCGGAACCGCACCCATCGGCGTTCGGGCTGCTCGCCGGGTGCGAGCGGAAACCGCTCGTCGTCCACCATCACGAGAGTCCCGCCGCGATGCACGACCGGCCGTTCGGCGGCGAAGTAGAGGGGGACCACCGGAATGGCCTCGCGCTCGAGGTAGCGCCAGACGTCGATCTCGGTCCAGTTCGACAGCGGGAACACCCGCATCGACTCACCGGGGCGGATGCGCATGTTGTAGATGGCCCAGAGTTCCGGGCGCTGCGCCTTCGGATCCCACCGGTGGCCCGCCGCCCGGAACGAGCAAATGCGCTCCTTGGCCCGCGAGGCCTCCTCGTCGCGGCGGGCGCCGCCAAAGATGACGTCGAAGCGGTGGGCATCGAGCGCCTGCCTGAGGGCCTCGGTCTTCATCACGTCGGTGTAGGGGCCCGAGCCGTGCGTAAAGGGATTCACCCCGGCGGCCAGGCCGGCCTCATTGCGGTGCACGAGGAGGCGCATGCCGGCTTCGCGCATCACGCGTTCGCGGTGCGCGTACATGTCCCGGAATTTCCACGTGGTGTCGACATGCAGCAAGGGAAACGGCGGTGGCGAGGGATGGAACGCCTTGCGGGCCAGGTGCAGCAGCACCGACGAATCCTTGCCGATGGAATACAGCAGGACCGGTCGCTCGGCGCCGGCCACGGCTTCACGCAGGATCTCGATGCTCTCCGATTCCAGGACGTCGAGCGTCATCGACCCCTCATCATGGCACGACTGCGGTGCGGGTCACAGTTCATGGGCCACTCGATAGTCATGGATCTTCCGCGCCCAGACCCAGAGGAGGATGGTGCCGGTGACGATCAGCCCCAGCGACAGGCCCACCCAGAGGCCCCACACCCCCCAGCCGATCACGAAGCAGAGCGTATAGCTCACGGGCAACCCCAGCAACCAGTGCGCCGCCAGGTTGACGAGCATGGGTGTGCGCGTGTCGCCGATTCCCCGCAGCGTGCCGGTGATCACGCCCTGGAGACCGTCGAAGAGCTGAAACACGGCGGCGAGATAAAGCAGTGACGTGCCCGCGCTGAGCACTGCCGGGTCGGTGCTGAAGAGCCCGATCAACGTGCGCGGGATGGCGACAAACAACGCGCCCGAACTCAGCATGAACACGACGCCCAGCATGATGGCGGTCCATCCAGCGGCTGCCGCGCGCACGGGATCGCCCGCGCCGACCGCATGGCCAACGCGGACGGCGCCGGCCGAGCCCACGCCGAGCGGGATCATGAACGCGATGCCGGCCAGGTTGAGCGCGATCTGGTGCGACGCCGCCGAGATGGGATCGAGCGTGCCGGCGAGGGCGGTGGCCAGGGCGAACACCCCGACCTCCGCGAGCACCTGCGAGGCGGCCGGCAGACCGAGCTTGAGCAACCGCTTGAGCCGCGCGGGATCAACAAGGCGAGGCACCTTCCACAGGCTCTCGTGCCCATGCCGCGAGTCGGCCCACCAGATCGCGACCAGCAACGCCGCAAACATGTAGATGCGCGACAGCAGCGTCGCCCAGGCCGCGCCGGCCACCTCGAGACGCGGGAACCCGAGGTTGCCGTAGATCAGCAGCCAGTCCATGACGGCATTGAAGACGTTCGCCGAGATCAGCGCGAACATCACCGGCTTCACCAGGTGCATGCCCTGCAGGTAGCGCCGGCAAGCGGCGTAGCCCAGCAGGAACGGGGTGCTCCAGATCAGCACGATGAAGTACGACTGGAGCGGCGGCGCCACGGCGGGGTGAAAGCCGAGCGACGGAATCGAATACGCCAGCACGCCGCAGGCCAGCATGATCGGGATGGTCATCAGGGCGGCGAGGGTCAGGCCATCGAACAGCCAGCGGTGGCAGTCGCGGATGTCACGGGCGCCGAACGCCTGCGACACCAGCGTGTCGAGGCCGAGCAGCACGCCCATGCCGAACACCGCGAACGCAATGTGCATGGCCGCGCCGACGCCGACGGCGCTGATCGCCTCGGGACCGAGCGGCCCGACCATCAAGGTGTCGACCACGCCCATGGCCATCCAGCCAAGCTCGGCCATCACCACCGGGGCGGCGAGGCGGAGCATGGGAGCCAGTTCTGAGCGAAGGGACGCGCGCACGGGAATCTGCAAGCTTACGGTAGGATCGGCTCCGGAGCCAGTCATGCAGATGCGCGTTGCCGTCACCCTCGCCACCTTGTTCATTGCCGCCGCTTCGCTGTCGGCCGACACCTGGCCGCATTGGCGCGGACCGGCGGCCAGCGGGATTGCGACCGGTCCTATTCCGGCGACGTGGAGCGCCACGCAGAACGTGGCCTGGTCAACGCCGCTCGAGGGCACGGGCGTGTCATCACCGGTGGTGTCGGCCAACCGCGTGTTCGTTACGTCGCAGGCCGGCGACGGCCGCCGCCAGGACGGCCGCCACCCGACCCTGGCGCAAGGCGTCGATCCTGCCGCTGCGGGCGAGGGCACTCTTGCGCGACGGACCAAACGTGACGCGGTGGCCTTTATCGTCGAGGCGTTCGACCGCGCCAGCGGCAAGCGGCTGTGGATCCACGAGACGCCGGCCGAGGGCGAGCTGCCGCCCGTGCACGACAAGCACAACCTGTCGAGCGCCAGCCCGGTGACCGACGGCGAGCGCGTCTACGCGTGGTTTGGCACCGGCCAGCTGGTCGCCCTCGACGTCTCGGGCAAGCAGCTGTGGCAGCGCAACCTCGCGCGCGACTACGCGCCCTTCGAGATCAACTGGGGGCACGCCAGCTCGCCGGTCCTGTTCAACGACTCGCTGATCCTGCTCTGTTACCACGAGCAGCTGTCGTATCTGCTGGCCCTCGACAAGCGCACCGGCGCGGTGAAGTGGAAAGTCGACCAGCCCGCCGGCAACGCCTCGTGGAGCTCACCGGTGGTGATCACCGGTCCCTCGGGACCTGAACTGATCGTCAACTCCAGCACCGGCGTGGAATCGTTCAACCCGGCGACCGGCGCGTCACTGTGGCACTACCCCGAGGTCAACCGCTTTCCGATCCCGGTGGCGATGGAAGACAAGGGCATGCTGTACCTCAGCCGCGGCTATCGCAGCAGCCCGTACATGGCGATTCGGTTGGGTGGCAAGGGCGACATCACCGCCAGCCATGTCGCCTGGCGCGTGCCGACGGGCGGACCGTACGTGTCGTCGCTCATTCACTACCAGGGCGTGGTCTACATGAGCGGCGAGAACGGGATCCTGTCCGCTGTGGATGCCGCAACCGGCCAGCGCCTGTGGCAGGAAAGGGTCGGCGGCGTCTTCACCGCGTCGCCGATCGCCGGCGACGGCAAGGTCTACTTCGTCAGCGAGACGGGCGAGACGATCGTGCTCAAGGCCGGCCGGACCTTCGAGGTGCTGTCGCGCAACAAGCTCGACGGCCACTTCGTCGCGTCACCGGCCGCCGCGGCAGGCAGGCTCTATCTGCGCGCGGACGACCGTATCTACGCTGTCGGACAGTAATTGGCCACAGAGGACACAGAGGACACCGAGAAAGTCTTTCTAAATGCAGGCACACGGTTGCTATCGCGTATCTTGCATTTCGAAGAAGTGTTTCTCTGTGTCCTCTGTGGCAGATTTCCTTTTAGGGTGTCGGCAGGGGCGGCATCTTGTCTTTCGGCAGGCGGGGCAGCATCTCGTCGCGCATCGCCAGGTGGTACACCGCCGCCGCAATCACCATCGCCGACTGCCTCGCATCGTCTTCAATAACGCGCTCGTAGGTGTCGAGGTTGGTGTGCCACGTGTGCGAGTTGTACTCGATTGGATCCTGCTGGATGCCGATGCCGGGCAGGCCCGCTTCATTGAACGACGTCGAGTCCGTGCCGCCGCGGCGGCGGCTCTGCGTGGCGTTGACGCCGAAGAAGCCGTTGTCTTCGAAAGACTTGGTCGCCTGGCGCAGAATCGCGGCCGCTTCGGCCGGACCGAACACCGACATGCCGCGGGCGCGCCCGGTGCCTGAATCGATGTTGAAGTAGCCGGCGAAGTTGGCGTGCCCCGGCTTCGGATTCTCGACCATGCCGAAGTGTTCCTTCACGTAAGCCTGCGAGCCGAGCAAGCCCTGCTCCTCGCCGCCCCACAGGGCAACCCGAATGGTGCGGCGCGGCTTCACGCCGATGGCGTTCAGGATGCGGATGGCCTCGAGCATGGTCGCGCAGCCAATCGCGTTGTCGGTGGCGCCGGTCGCCGAGTGCCACGAGTCGATGTGGCCGCCCAGCATCACTATTTCGTGCGCCTTGTCGGTGCCAGGAATTTCGGCGACGACGTTGTACTGCGTGGCGCCTTCGGGGTAGCTGCGATTGACAATGTTCATCTCGAGTTCGACGGTGGCGCCGCCGGCCATCAACCGCGAGAGGCGGCCGTAGTCTTCGTTGCGCATCACCACCGTGGGCACGGCCTTGGCGATGTCGAAGGTGCGGTTGTTGAAGGCGCGGATCTGGCCGTGCTCACGGCCGGCGTCGTTGACGCGGCCGGCGGCACCGGCCGCGACCAGGAACTGATCCAGTTGCTCGGCGACCTGGGCGGCCGGCACGATGTTGGGATTGGCCGGACCGCCCGGGCCACCGCCGCCGGGGAAGCCGCCGCCGGTGGGGTTGACCGGATCGTACTGCGCGCGCACGTCGTTATCTTCGCGGCGCTTCGGCGGCGTGAGGATGGCGACGCGCACGTCCGCGGCCGCGCCCACCATCACGAACTTGCCCTTCACCTTCGCGCGGTGGTCGTCAAAGAACCTCGTCAGCACGTCCTTGGTTGGCTGGTTCGGGACGATCAACTGCACGGCCTGCGCGGTGACGGCGCCGGCGGTGCCAGGCGTCCACGCCAGCGCTTCGGCTACCAGCGAGTCTTTCACCGGAGCGGTCACGTGGACCGACAGCTTTTCGTTCGCCCAGCCGGGATGCCCGAAGTTCCACGGCTCGAGCTTGGCGTTCTTCAAGCCCCACTTGGTCGTTTCCGCGACGACCCATTCCTGCGAGGCCTTCAGGTTGGGCGAGCCGGTCAGGCGCGGCCCGTAGACGTCGGTCAGAAAGTGCAGGGTGCGGAGAATCTGGGAGTTGTCCGTGGCTTCGCGGCGAATCTTCCACTGGATGTCTTTGTCGATCTTCTCTTGCGCGGTTGGTGTGACAACCGACAGGGCCGCGATGGCAAACGTCAGGGCAAATGTGAGGTAACGCATGGCCGCCATTTTAGTTCGGCTGACCGCCTTCGCGTTGCGCTTCGGCGGGTCAAGAACCCGGACGCCACATTGACTCCCGACGCCCGACTCCCGACTCTCCGCCTTCGCAGCCAACGGCTGCTTCGGCGCGACCTCGCCGTAGCTCGCCAGGCGAGCGCAGGCGGGCCGGCAAGTTACAATCGTTAGGTTATGCAGATTGCGAAACCCGCCATCCTGAAGCCGGGCCTCACCCTTGATACCTTGCCCACGCCGCGTCCTGCCGACTTGGCCGGCAGCGACGCCAGCCGGAGCATTCGCGGCACGGCGCTGATCCTCTGGGATCCCAGGAAGCCCGGCAAGAAACTCGACGCCATTGATACCGACCAAATCACGCCGGCGGCCGACTGCGTCTCGGAAAGCCTGGAGACGCTCGATGAACGCTGGAAGGCCGGCTCGTTTCGCTACCTGATGCCCGACTTCCGCGCCCGCGTCCACAAGGGCGAGACGTTCGTGATTGCCGGTGACCGGTTCGCGATTGGCAGCTCGCGCGAGATGTCGCCGGCCGGCCTCAAGGCGATCGCTGAAGAGGTCGGCCTCGAGATGGTGATCATCTGCGGCCACAACATGGGCGACATCTTCCGCCGCAACTCGTTCAACCTCGGCCTGCACGTCGTGCAAAGTCCCGAGGCGGTGGCCGATGCGAAAGACGGCGACGCGTTCACGTTCGAAACCGGCTCGCGCCAGATCGTCAACCTCACGCAGGGCAGGACCTACACGCCGGTGCCGCTCAGCGCAAAGGAAGACGAGATTCGGCAGAGCGGCGGCATCTTCGCTGTCGGCCGCCGCGAGTTCCGCTCGTCGGTCGAGCGCACACCCGAGGTGATCTTTCCGGACGCGACGCTCGCGCGCACCATGTCCACCACCGCGCAGATCGTGTGGGCGCACCGGGTGGACAAGGACGCAGAGGTCGCGCCGGGCGCGACGCTGCGGGTGTACGCCGATCTGCTGCCGGCGTCCGACGGCACGGCGCCGTTCTCGATCCACACCTTCAACCAGATCACCGGCGGCAGTTCGATCCTGCCGCGCCAGGCCGCCGTCGCCAACGATCACTTCGTCTTCACCGGCAAGCCAGACGATGACAAGCAGACGGGGATTGGGCGGCAGTTCGCGGCGTTTCACGACATCAAGAAGCCGTACTACGCCACGCCCGGCGACGGCATCTTCCACTTCTATTTTCCCGAGCAGGGTCTGGTCGTGCCGGGGCAGTTCATTCCCGGCGCCGACTCGCACAGCCGCGCCTATGGCGCGTACGGCGCCGTCGGCATGGGCGTCGGCTCGACCACGCTCGGCTTCGGCTGGTCCACCGGCTACATCTACTTCACGATGGCGAAGGAACGGCGCGTGACGTTCCGCGGCAAGCTGAGCCCGTGGGTGACCGGCAAGGACATCGTGCTCGAGTTGCTACGCCGGTGGGGCGCCAGGCAGTCGCAGGGCATGTCGGTGGAACTGGTGGACGCCGACAAGCAGCTGCCGATCGCGTTCCGCAACACCATTGCGAACATGATGGCCGAGGCTGAAGCGCTGAACGGCATTTTCGCTCCGGACGACATCACCTATGCCTGGTACAAGGCCAAGGGCATGACCGAGCTGCCGTATCCGAAGTTCGGCTGCGGGCCCGACGCGAGCTTCGAGATCGATGAGGAACTCGTGCTGAACGAGATCACGCCAATGATTGCCAAGCCGTTCAGCCCGGGCAACGCGTTCCCGGCCGAAGAGGTCGCGCGCGAGCGGATCGAGTTCGACAAGGCGATGATCGGTTCGTGCACCAACGGCAGCTACGACGACCTGCTGTCGGCGGCGCTGGTGCTGGTCGCGGCGCGCGCGAAGGGACTGACGAAGGTCCAGAAAGAACTGGTGGTGTTCCCCGGCTCCGGCGGCGTCAAGCTGCTGATCGAGCGGCCGGATCCGCGGCTGGGCGGCGAGTCGATCGCCGATGTCTTCCGCAACGTCGGCGGCCAGATCCGCGCGTCGTGGTGCGGACCCTGCTTCGGGCAGGGCAGCGATGCCCTCGAGAAGGGCCAGCGCGCGATCACCTCGTTCAATCGCAACTGGCAGAACCGGATGGGACTGGGCGGCGAAGGCTATCTCGCCTCGCCATCGGTGGTGGCAGCGTCGGCGCTGGCGGGCTACATGGCGCCGCCGACCGAACTCGGGTTGCTCTGGGATCCCGAAAAGTACGGCGTGTAAGAAGGTCCCTTCCTCACCGATGGGCGTAACGCCTTTAGGCGGACCGAAAGGACGGTTCGCAGCGGACCGGGAAGTTCACCGAGTTGGCGACGAAGCACAGGTGGTGCGCTTTCTCGTGAAGTTGCGCCGCCAGCGCCGCATCGCTGCCCGCCTGGAGCGTCGCCAGCGGACGCAGGATCACTTCCGTGAAGTGACCGCCCGTCTCCTTCACTTCGACCATCGTCCCCACCGCGTCATCCACGTACTCAGTCACCACGACGCCGGCCTCGGCGCAGAGGTGGAGATACCAGAGCATGTGGCACGACGACAGCGACATGACCAGCAGTTCTTCAGGGTTGTAGCGCGTGGCGTCGCCGCGGAACGCGGGGTCTGACGAACCAGGAATCACCGGTTTGCCCGGGACCGAATACTCGTGGGTCCGCTCGTAGCCCTTGTAGTGCGCGGTCCCCGTGCCGGTGTTGCCCGTCCAGGTCATGCGAATGGGGTAAAGGTGGGCCATCCCCCCGATTATCTGGCGAAACGCCTTCCAAGCCCCAGGCCCCAAGCCCCAACCCATTTGCAATAAGCTAGGGCGCGTGAAACCTGTCGTTGCGCTGCTGGCGCTCGGCCTGGCCTCGTTTTCAACGGCCGAGCAAACAACGCCGCTCGGCGCGCTGCTCACGCGCGTGGCCGCAGAGTTCCCAGGGACCGCCGGCATCTGGGTGAAGCACCTCACCACCGGCGAGGCCGCGGGCGTGCGTGACGAAGAACTGCTGAACAGCGCCAGCGTCATCAAGATCCCGGTCCTGGTGCTGGCGTTCCAGATGGCCGAGCGCGGCGAGATCAAGCTGGACGAGCGCGTCACCGTCCGCAAAGAAGACATCCGCGGCGGCTCCGGCATCTTCCGACACCACGACGCCGGCCTGCAGCCGACCTTTCGCGACGTCCTGCTGCAGATGATCATCACCAGCGACAACACCGCCACCGACCTGGCGATCGCCAGGGTGGGCGGCGTCGCGCGCGTCAACGCGTGGCTGAAGGAACAGGGGTACGGCGAGGGCTTGAAGCTGACGCAGACCACCGGCGAGCTGTTCGCGAAGTACAACGCGCTCAAGCCGACCGATGATCGTAATGGCAAGACCAATAGCGATCGATCGTACTGGCTGGGTGAAATCAGCGCCCGGGCGACCGGCCAGATGCTCGAGGCGATCGAGAAGAAGACCATCGCCTCGGCGGCCAGTTGCGACGAGATGTTGCGAATGCTGCGCGCCCAGCTGGCCGGGCAGCGCCGCCTGAATCACTATCTCTCGGTGCCCGTCGCGCACAAGACCGGCGATTTCCCGCCGGTGCTGGCCAACGATGTCGGCATCATCTACGCGCGTTCCGGACCGATCGTCGTGTCGTTTCTGGGCAACGCGATTACCGGCAACTACGGCGAGGCCGAAGACCGCATCGGCCGCTTCGCGCAACAGCTAGTGGAGTATTTCGACAAATGAGCAGGCGTCTTGTCTTTAGTGTTCTGGCTCTGTGTTCTCTGTGTCCTCTGTGGCTGACATCCGCGGCAGCGCAGGAACCGGCTCTGTGGCCTGGCGCGAAGTACGACCCGGCCATCCCGACCATCAAGCAGGTGCTGGGGCACGACCACGGCGAGGTAATCACGCCGCCGGAAGGCGTTGCCCAGTATCTGCAGGCGCTGCAGAAGGCCGCGCCCACCCGCTCGCGGCTGATCGAGTACGCGCGCAGTTGGGAAGGGCGTCCGTTGTGGCTGATGGTGATCGGCAGCGCCGATCGCATTGCGAAGCTCGAACAGGTGAAGGCCGACCTGCAGCGCTTTGCCGATCCGCGCGGCGTGGCGCCGGCCGAATCCGACCGACTGGCCCGCGAGCTTCCGGTCGTGGTGTGGCTGGTGCACGGCGTGCACGGCAACGAAATCTCTTCGTCCGACGCGGCGCTGGCCGAGGCGTATCACCTGCTGGCGTCCCAGGGCGACGCCGGCGTGGACGCGGTCACGCGCGATGCGCTGGTGCTGATCGACCCGATGCAGAATCCGGATGGCCGCGCCCGGTTCGTGGCCCAGAACCTGCTGGGACGCGCCGCCACGCCCGATGCCGCGCCATACAGTGCCGAGCATGACGAGCCGTGGCCCGGCGGGCGCAGCAACCACTACCTGTTCGACATGAACCGCGACTGGTTCGCCCAGTCGCAGCCCGAGACGCGCGGCCGCATCAAGATCGGGCTGGAGTACGTGCCGCAGGTCACCGTGGACCTGCACGAGATGGGCGGCGACAACAGCTACTACTTCGCGCCGCCGGCCGACCCGCTGAATCCGCACATTACCAAGAGCCAGATCGCGGCGTGGGAACTGCTCGGTCGCGCCAACGGCGCCCGCTTCGACGAGCGCGGCTGGGCGTACTACATCCGCGAGGTCTACGACGCGTTCTATCCGGGCTACGGCGATTCGTGGCCGACCTTCCAGGGCTCGATCGGCATGACCTACGAACAAGCGTCGGCCCGCGGCCTGGCCTTTGCCCGGAGCGACGGCGACACGCTGACTTACCGCGACGGCGTGATGCATCACTTCAACGCCGCCATCACTACCGCGATCACCGCGGCCCGCAACCGCGAGCGCCTGATGCGCGATTACCTCGAGTACCGGCGCAGCGCCGTGGCCGAGGGCGAGAAGGGGCCGGTACGCGAGTACCTGATCGTGCCGGGACACGATCCGTCGCGTGCCGAGCTGCTGGCCCGTAACCTGGCGACGCAGGGCATTGAAGTCCGCCGCGCCGAGGAACCGATCAAGCTGGCCTCGCGCACGTTGCCCGCCGGCACCTTCATCGTCTCCAACGCGCAGCCGACCGCGCGCATGGCGCGCAACCTGCTGGATCCAAAAACCGACATGCCGGCCGAGTTCGTCCGCAAGCAGGAAGAGCGCCGCAAGATGCGCCTGAACGACCAGATCTACGACATCACCGCGTGGAACCTGCCGATGCTGTTCGACGTTGAGCTGGTCACCAGCCCCACCGCGGTGGCCGTCAAGACGACGGCCATGCCCTCGCAGTACGACGCGCCCATGCCGGCGCGGACGCTGGCTGCGGCCAAGGTCGGCTACCTGATGCCGTGGGGATCGGGCGCGGCGGCGGTCGCGGCTGACGCCTTGAAACAGGGCCTCAAGATCCGGAGCGTCGGCGGCGCGTTCACGCACAACGGCCGGCGCTACCCGATTGGCACCGCCTTCTTCCGCAACATCGAGAATCCGGCTGACCTCAACGCGAAGCTCACGGCGCTGGCGCGGCGTCACAGCGTCGACCTGGTGCCGATCGATTCATCGTGGGTGGACGAAGGAACCTCGCTCGGCAGCAACGACGTGCAGGCGCTGAAGGCGCCGAAAGTGCTGCTGGTCTGGGACACGCCCACGAGCACGCTGTCGGCCGGGTGGACGCGGTACACGCTCGAGCGGCGCTTCGGCCAGGACGTGACCGCCGTGCGGACCAGCTCGCTCGGCCGTGCCAACTTCAACGACTACGACGTCATCGTGATGCCGTCGGGCAACTTTGCCGGCACCATCAACGAGGCCGTGCTGAACCGCGTGAAGGACTGGCTGCGCAGTGGCGGCACGCTGGTCACCATGGCCGAAGCCACCAGGTGGGCGACGGGCGCCAACGTCGGCCTGCTGGAGACGACGGGGCTGCTGAAAGACGGGCGGCCCGACATCCCGCCGCCCAGTGGCGCGGGTGCCTCAGGTGCCTCGGGTGCCTCAGGTGCTGCGCCCAAGCCGGGCGAGGCGTTCGATTACGACAAGGCGATCCAGCCCGATCGTGAGCGGCCGGCGTCGCAGCCCGGTGCCATCCTGCGCGTGACGCTCGACACCAATCACTGGCTGACGGCCGGCAGCGATGCCGAGACGCAGGTGATGATCGAAGGCAACCGGGTGTTCGCGCCGCTCAAGTTGAACAGCGGCCGCAACGTCGGCATCTACGCGACCAAGGACCAGCTGATCGCCTCGGGCCTGATCTGGCCCGAAGCCCAGGACATCCTCGTGCAGAAGGCGTTCCTCATGCACCAGCCCTTCGGACAAGGCCACGTGATCGGCTTTGCCGAGGATCCGAACTATCGTGCGTTCACGGAATCCACGATGTTGTTGTTTATGAACGCGGTGTTGTTGGGGCCGGGATATTAGAATGCGTCGCATGGAAACACGGAAACACGGAAACACGGAAACTCATTTTATGACGACCGGAATTCGACGCCTCCGCGCAGTGGCCTTTGGAGCCCTGGCTCCGTGTTTCTGTGCTTGCGTGCTTCTGTGGATGTATCTGGCGGCCGCGCCTGCCGCGCAGACTGCGCAGTACTATCCACCCGCGGGGACCTGGGAAAAGAAGGCTCCTGCGGAGTTGGGACTGGACCCCGCCAGGCTGGCCGAGGCCGTCGCCTGGGCGCAGACCCGCGAGTCGCGGCGCGAGATGGACTTCTCGGACCAGGAGAAGATCTTCGG
This portion of the Acidobacteriota bacterium genome encodes:
- a CDS encoding M14 family metallopeptidase is translated as MSRRLVFSVLALCSLCPLWLTSAAAQEPALWPGAKYDPAIPTIKQVLGHDHGEVITPPEGVAQYLQALQKAAPTRSRLIEYARSWEGRPLWLMVIGSADRIAKLEQVKADLQRFADPRGVAPAESDRLARELPVVVWLVHGVHGNEISSSDAALAEAYHLLASQGDAGVDAVTRDALVLIDPMQNPDGRARFVAQNLLGRAATPDAAPYSAEHDEPWPGGRSNHYLFDMNRDWFAQSQPETRGRIKIGLEYVPQVTVDLHEMGGDNSYYFAPPADPLNPHITKSQIAAWELLGRANGARFDERGWAYYIREVYDAFYPGYGDSWPTFQGSIGMTYEQASARGLAFARSDGDTLTYRDGVMHHFNAAITTAITAARNRERLMRDYLEYRRSAVAEGEKGPVREYLIVPGHDPSRAELLARNLATQGIEVRRAEEPIKLASRTLPAGTFIVSNAQPTARMARNLLDPKTDMPAEFVRKQEERRKMRLNDQIYDITAWNLPMLFDVELVTSPTAVAVKTTAMPSQYDAPMPARTLAAAKVGYLMPWGSGAAAVAADALKQGLKIRSVGGAFTHNGRRYPIGTAFFRNIENPADLNAKLTALARRHSVDLVPIDSSWVDEGTSLGSNDVQALKAPKVLLVWDTPTSTLSAGWTRYTLERRFGQDVTAVRTSSLGRANFNDYDVIVMPSGNFAGTINEAVLNRVKDWLRSGGTLVTMAEATRWATGANVGLLETTGLLKDGRPDIPPPSGAGASGASGASGAAPKPGEAFDYDKAIQPDRERPASQPGAILRVTLDTNHWLTAGSDAETQVMIEGNRVFAPLKLNSGRNVGIYATKDQLIASGLIWPEAQDILVQKAFLMHQPFGQGHVIGFAEDPNYRAFTESTMLLFMNAVLLGPGY